One segment of Castanea sativa cultivar Marrone di Chiusa Pesio chromosome 3, ASM4071231v1 DNA contains the following:
- the LOC142628309 gene encoding TMV resistance protein N-like, translated as MVLVTSKGASSSLLTHQLKKFNVFLSFRGEDTRRGFTSHLYPALCQQGIDTFIDNDLKKGDKISDELINTIENSTMSIVIFSENYASSTWCLDELVKIVECKNKNNQLVKPVFYLVEPSHVRSQKGKFEEALTKHEKRYKNKVQRWRDALYEAAGYSGWDFKVNGSLSEYDLIQEIVKDTFKSKLNQMPLLATEYEVGIKSRVEALIKRLHIESNDDVHMVAMYGLGGVGKTTMARTIYNEISYQFEAKKFLESVRERSATHEGIIRLQKTLYDISGNRNLTVNNVSEGTCMINEILNSKRVFIVLDDVDDADHIKNLLGKCDWFALGSRIIMTTRNKQLLVNLKNGVSTYDYYGYEVKELDECEAIELFRKHALPRNILCEDYLELENRVIHYAKGLPLALKVMGVDLCGKTICEWKDDLDYYEKNPHEGIQKVLERSYGGLNNNEKIIFLDIACFFKKIDMMNYDMIKDVLGACGLNPISGIRKLIDKCLLTIDQDNYLLMHDLVQQMGMDIVRQEAPKPEERSRLWCYEETFDVVTKNMGSDKIRSIILQSPELEPKEMLLKAQFSKMKNLKLLMIRCCDALLEYLPNSLIFFDWREYPFSSWPYEFSPKKLVVLNVPGYRLENPFKLICAFESMTYVDFSECELITKIPDLSMTPNIKQLKLRLCKNLVEIDDSVGCLDKLEVWDLAFCFRLRTLPSCLMMKSLRIFNLLGCSSLNRFPEILHEMKGVEILQLPKLIELPLSFGNLTGLKELFFRTALVVPQYPPGSIHSLQLIERLSLPGNSIFPKDVEIDRQPLCNSLGGYSNYVFPSLEQLHLKFFKMRSEKDFILSYCCPLPLEEFYKSKVVTFPESLSRHMFCIRGYDKHQEIPRLPQSIIYQMDRDIVQQEALKEDGEHSKLWCYEQALEIVIENMGADEIQCIILLSPESKPTNVQAKEIFFLEMENLTLIIGNVKSHGHLEFLPNGFTQLDWDKYPFPWRPSDFCPKKLVVLNMYLNLSVRYVNSFKSVRVVEFSSCKLIRKIPDLSMAPNIQVLYISCCENLVEVDDSVGRLDKLVVLDVSHRDKLQALPSCLKMKSLRYFGIFGCRRLNKFPNILHEMKGIRELQLWNTEVIHRPRSIYNLQHLETLILEGNIIFPKGFSIYGFPRLRNLFLYCLTNRSEIDFIFNCCCPRTLEVLEIGFCKNIVSLPESISRFERLHRLRIYSCDALQEIPRLPQSLRYVDVSDCHSLDSQSLFHQLREIIGLPPNLPPCLGVTSHELKAPHSSDSDSKYHISSDRDSEYRILVPGDENEIPNWFNHQRVGNLISFSIGPEFPTIALCIAFQCEEASTEDFYDNFLIHVDISINGNKQSFKNSMIFDHPKYGHLFFYCKPQSSLRKLFQDLNLGDQNHVELFCEIKRRLTYWEMAPNIKAIGVHVECNCPQPQNGEALGLSMDNYEARSCTCLGGAQTCCRCLKELGSVHSAGRASVHSSNLES; from the exons ATGGTACTTGTGACCAGCAAAGGAGCCTCATCTTCCCTTCTCACTCATCAACTTAAGAAATTTAATGTCTTCTTGAGTTTCAGAGGTGAAGACACCCGTCGTGGTTTTACAAGTCATTTGTATCCTGCTTTATGCCAGCAAGGTATTGACACCTTCATTGATAATGATCTCAAAAAGGGGGACAAAATTTCTGATGAGCTTATCAACACCATTGAGAACTCAACCATGTCAATAGTCATATTTTCTGAAAACTATGCATCTTCCACTTGGTGTTTAGATGAACTTGTTAAGATTGTTGAGTGTAAGAACAAAAATAACCAGTTAGTAAAACCAGTTTTTTACCTGGTGGAGCCATCACATGTTCGTTCCCAAAAAGGAAAGTTTGAAGAAGCACTCACTAAGCAtgaaaaaagatacaaaaataaGGTACAAAGGTGGAGGGATGCTCTATATGAAGCAGCAGGTTATTCTGGTTGGGACTTCAAGGTCAATGGCAG CCTCTCTGAATATGATCTTATCCAAGAAATTGTTAAAGATACCTTCAAGTCTAAATTAAATCAGATGCCATTACTTGCTACTGAATATGAGGTTGGAATAAAGTCTCGCGTAGAAGCCTTGATAAAACGTTTACATATTGAATCAAATGATGATGTTCATATGGTAGCAATGTATGGTCTTGGTGGAGTAGGCAAAACTACAATGGCAAGAACTATTTATAACGAGATTTCATATCAATTCgaagcaaaaaaatttctagagagTGTTAGAGAGAGGTCAGCAACACATGAAGGCATAATCCGTTTACAAAAGACACTTTATGATATCTCAGGGAATCGGAATTTGACGGTGAATAATGTATCTGAAGGAACTTGCATGATAAATGAAATTCTAAACTCAAAGAGGGTTTTTATCGttcttgatgatgttgatgatgcaGACCATATAAAAAATTTGCTTGGAAAATGCGATTGGTTTGCTCTTGGAAGTCGAATCATTATGACAACAAGAAATAAACAGTTACTAGTTAATCTTAAAAATGGTGTTTCAACCTATGACTATTATGGCTATGAGGTTAAGGAATTAGACGAATGTGAAGCTATTGAACTCTTTCGTAAGCATGCCTTACCAAGAAACATACTGTGCGAAGATTATTTGGAACTTGAGAATCGAGTTATACATTATGCCAAAGGCCTTCCACTAGCTCTAAAAGTAATGGGTGTTGATTTGTGTGGAAAAACTATATGTGAATGGAAAGATGATTTAgattattatgaaaaaaatccTCATGAAGGTATTCAAAAAGTATTGGAAAGAAGTTACGGAGGATTGAACAATAATGAAAAGATTATTTTCCttgatattgcatgtttcttcaAGAAAATTGACATGATGAATTATGATATGATTAAGGATGTACTGGGAGCTTGTGGTTTAAACCCAATATCTGGTATTCGAAAACTTATTGATAAGTGTCTCCTGACTATTGATCAAGATAATTATTTGTTGATGCATGACTTAGTACAACAAATGGGTATGGACATTGTTCGACAAGAAGCACCAAAACCCGAAGAACGTAGTAGACTATGGTGTTATGAGGAAACTTTTGACGTAGTAACTAAAAATATG GGGTCAGATAAAATTCGAAGCATAATATTGCAGTCACCTGAATTGGAACCAAAAGAGATGCTATTAAAGGCACAATTTTCTAAGATGAAAAATCTTAAGTTGCTTATGATTCGTTGTTGCGATGCACTCCTTGAATATCTTCccaatagtttaattttttttgattggcGTGAATATCCATTTTCTTCGTGGCCATACGAATTTTCTCCTAAAAAGTTAGTTGTGCTCAACGTTCCTGGCTACCGATTAGAGAATCCATTCAAGTTG aTTTGTGCATTCGAATCCATGACATATGTGGACTTTAGTGAGTGTGAATTGATTACGAAAATACCAGACTTATCAATGACCCCAAACATAAAGCAACTGAAGCTTAGATTGTGTAAAAATTTAGTTGAGATTGATGACTCTGTAGGGTGTCTTGATAAGCTTGAAGTCTGGGATCTTGCATTTTGCTTTAGGCTTCGAACTCTTCCAAGCTGTCTCATGATGAAATCTCTTagaatttttaatcttttaggCTGCTCAAGCCTTAATAGATTCCCCGAAATCTTGCATGAAATGAAAGGTGTAGAAATCTTACAACTGCCTAAACTTATTGAGTTGCCTTTATCATTTGGGAATTTGACTGGCCTTAAGGAGTTATTTTTCAGAACGGCTTTAGTAGTTCCCCAATATCCTCCAGGTAGCATCCATAGTTTACAACTTATAGAGAGACTCAGTCTTCCGGGCAATTCTATATTTCCAAAGGATGTGGAGATTGATAGACAGCCACTGTGCAATTCTCTTGGTGGCTATTCCAATTATGTTTTTCCAAGCTTGGAACAACTACAtcttaaattctttaaaatgcGCTcagaaaaagattttattttgagttattGTTGCCCCCTTCCATTGGAAGAGTTCTACAAGAGCAAAGTTGTTACCTTCCCAGAAAGCTTAAGCAGACACATGTTTTGTATTAGAGGATACGATAAACATCAGGAAATTCCAAGGCTTCCACAAAGTATAATATAT CAGATGGATAGGGACATTGTTCAACAAGAAGCACTAAAAGAGGATGGAGAACATAGTAAACTATGGTGTTATGAGCAAGCTCTTGAAATAGTAATTGAAAATATG GGAGCAGATGAAATTCAATGCATAATATTGTTGTCGCCTgaatcaaaaccaacaaatgTGCAAgcaaaggaaattttttttctagagaTGGAAAATCTTACATTGATTATTGGCAATGTTAAATCCCATGGACACCTTGAATTTCTTCCCAATGGATTTACACAGCTAGATTGGGATAAATATCCATTTCCTTGGCGGCCATCCGACTTTTGTCCTAAAAAACTGGTTGTGCTCAACATGTATCTTAATCTG TCCGTGAGATATGTGAACTCATTTAAATCCGTGAGAGTTGTGGAATTCAGTTCTTGTAAATTGATTAGGAAAATACCTGACTTATCAATGGCCCCAAACATACAGGTATTAtatattagttgttgtgaaaaCCTAGTTGAGGTTGATGACTCCGTGGGGCGTCTTGATAAGCTTGTAGTGTTGGACGTTTCGCATCGCGATAAACTTCAAGCTCTTCCGAGCTGTCTCAAGATGAAATCTCTTAGATATTTTGGAATATTCGGTTGCAGGAGACTTAACAAGTTCCCTAATATCTTGCACGAAATGAAAGGTATAAGAGAGTTACAACTGTGGAATACAGAGGTAATTCATCGTCCACGTAGCATCTATAATTTACAACATCTAGAGACACTCATTCTTGAGGGCAATATCATATTTCCAAAAGGCTTTTCCATTTATGGTTTCCCAAGATTGAGAAATCTATTTCTTTATTGCCTTACGAATCGCTCAGAAAtagatttcattttcaattgttGTTGCCCCCGCACATTGGAAGTGTTAGAAATTGGGTTCTGCAAAAATATTGTTAGCCTCCCAGAAAGCATAAGCAGATTTGAGAGATTACATCGGCTTCGTATTTATAGTTGCGATGCGCTTCAGGAAATTCCAAGGCTTCCGCAAAGTTTAAGATATGTAGATGTATCAGATTGCCACTCGCTTGATTCACAATCACTCTTTCATCAg TTGCGAGAAATCATAGGTCTTCCACCAAATCTACCACCCTGTTTAGGTGTGACAAGCCACGAGTTAAAGGCTCCACACTCTAGTGATAGTGATAGTAAATATCACATTTCTAGTGATAGAGATAGTGAATATCGCATTCTAGTACCAGGAGATGAGAATGAAATTCCAAATTGGTTTAACCATCAACGTGTTGGAAATTTAATATCATTCTCGATTGGTCCCGAATTTCCAACAATTGCTCTCTGTATTGCTTTTCAATGCGAGGAGGCTTCTACTGAGGATTTCTATGACAATTTTCTTATTCATGTTGACATTTCCATCAATGGTAATAAACAGTCGTTCAAAAACTCAATGATCTTTGACCATCCAAAGTATGGGCATCTGTTTTTTTACTGTAAGCCTCAGAGCTCATTGCGGAAACTATTTCAGGACTTGAATCTAGGTGATCAGAATCATGTTGAGCTCTTCTGTGAAATTAAACGTCGTTTAACATACTGGGAAATGGCTCCCAACATTAAAGCCATAGGAGTCCATGTAGAATGCAATTGTCCTCAACCTCAAAACGGAGAAGCTTTGGGACTTTCAATGGACAACTATGAAGCAAGGAGCTGCACATGTTTGGGTGGAGCACAAACCTGTTGCCGGTGTCTGAAGGAGCTGGGCTCCGTGCATTCAGCAGGACGAGCTTCAGTGCATTCGAGCAATTTGGAAAGTTAG